A single Halanaerobiales bacterium DNA region contains:
- the ftcD gene encoding glutamate formimidoyltransferase, whose product MSEKKLLECIPNFSEGRDTEKIEKIVNPFRTTDGVKLLDYSADKDHNRLVITALGGPEELKEAVFKASQIAVDIIDLNKHEGEHPRMGAVDVVPFTPVKNVEMEEAIELSKEVGKKLSEKLDLPIYLYEESASNSQRKNLANIRKGEFEDFSEKIKKEEWKPDYGKAEIHPTAGATVVGARMPLVAFNINLDTDNLDIANKIAKKVRHSSGGLRYCKAIGVELKERGIVQVSMNMTNYTKTALYQTFEMVKFEAERYGINIIGSELIGLLPAQALYDVAEYYLKLEDFTTDQIMENRLLEDL is encoded by the coding sequence TAGAATGTATTCCTAATTTTAGCGAAGGTAGAGATACAGAAAAAATAGAGAAAATCGTTAATCCTTTTAGAACTACAGATGGTGTTAAACTTTTAGATTATTCAGCCGATAAAGATCATAATCGACTTGTAATAACTGCACTAGGAGGACCAGAAGAATTAAAAGAGGCTGTTTTTAAAGCTTCCCAAATAGCTGTAGATATAATTGACTTGAATAAACATGAGGGAGAACATCCACGAATGGGGGCAGTAGATGTTGTTCCATTTACTCCTGTTAAAAATGTAGAAATGGAAGAAGCAATAGAACTTTCAAAAGAAGTTGGAAAAAAATTATCTGAAAAATTAGATTTACCAATTTATCTTTATGAAGAATCTGCTAGTAATTCTCAAAGAAAAAATTTAGCAAATATTAGAAAAGGAGAATTTGAAGACTTTTCTGAGAAAATAAAAAAAGAGGAATGGAAACCTGATTATGGAAAAGCAGAAATACATCCAACAGCTGGAGCTACTGTAGTTGGTGCAAGAATGCCTTTAGTAGCCTTTAATATTAATCTTGATACAGATAATCTTGATATTGCAAATAAAATTGCTAAAAAAGTAAGACATTCAAGTGGAGGTTTACGCTATTGTAAAGCAATTGGAGTAGAATTAAAAGAAAGAGGTATTGTTCAGGTTTCAATGAATATGACCAATTATACTAAAACAGCTTTATACCAAACTTTTGAAATGGTAAAATTTGAAGCTGAAAGATATGGTATTAATATAATTGGTAGTGAATTAATAGGTTTGCTGCCAGCTCAAGCTTTATATGATGTAGCTGAATATTATCTAAAATTAGAAGACTTTACTACTGATCAAATTATGGAAAATAGATTATTGGAAGATCTATAA